Genomic segment of Paenibacillus sp. FSL R5-0912:
CGTTTGGCAGCACTTCTCTGCGTGTGAACAACACGATCCCAAGTTGTCTGAAAAATTGTCTGAAGGAAACCTATACTGCGCGCATTAATACCTAGTTTAGGAGGTGATTTCCCTTGTCCAATTTCATGAAGAGCATTGTTGCCGAGGTTTTGGAGCGAAATCACCCTGCTGCTGCTGCTCTCACTTCCGTTACTTCACCCGTTACCGTTACTTCACCTGTTCCCGTCCTTGCTGAAGCTCCGGCACCGGCACCTTCTTCTGCTCCCATTCCCGTTCCGGCTTCTGCTCCCTCTCCCGTTCCGGCTTCGACTTCTGCTTCTGCTTCAGTCGGCCCTTCCTGTTCAGCGGGCAACTGGTCGGACTGCCTGGACACTTGCAGCAGTCCCGTGGATTGCCCGAAACCACCGGGCGGGATCAAGCGGATCAATTACCAGAAGGAGCAGGCCGGGAAGCGGCTCGCATTGTTTGGTCTGCCCGGTGATCCCGGCTCGACAGGGTCACCGGGGTCACCGGGATCATCAAGGTCACCGGTATCACGAGAATCACTAGGATCACACCAATCACACGGATTGCCCGGCGCATCCCCTACTCCAGCCCGGTTACCGGCTGCGGATGCGGCTGCACAGCTCCGCACCTCACATCTTTTTCAAGAGCAGCAGGCAGCATACCCAAATACGGCACGATCCCCGGCAGTCAATGTGCCTGGGGATCATCGGAGCTTTGCCGAACGGTATCTGTCCCCTCTGCTCTTGCGCACCCTGCCTGCCGGGAGCGGGCAGGCTTCGATTCCAACCGGTACTCAGCATTCGGGCACGAATTCAACCGGAGATATTCCCTGCCGGTCCGGCGGTATCCCGGGGGCTGGCCCCACCCGGACGATGGATTCACTGGCAGTGTCATATGACCGGAACACTGCTTCACCAGACATTCCAGTCCCCCTCATCCGGGATGGAACTATGGATGCCTGGCTATTCCCGGTAATCAGCAGCAGGCTCCGCACGCTGCTAGGCACTGCCGGCCGCAGCTACAGCTCGGCAGGCATACTAAGCGTTCCTCTCTGCCATCCGGGCCAGCTGTTCGCCGCAGAAGAACTGCTGGGCAGTGACCCTGCTCTGGAAGCAGATATCCAGTGGGGCGCCAGCGGCGGGAGCTTTGAGCTGAGGCTGTTCAGCAACGATTCCTTCAAACTGGACCGCTTGCTGATAGAGCTCACCGGAATCCTGCAGCGGGATTCCACCCGCCGGGTTCGGGTATACACGAGCCTGCAGCCCGGTCCGCTGCTTCGGCGGCATCTGGCTGCAGGCCAGCAGGAGGCCATTGCCGTAATCGATGCCGCCTCGCGCTGGAGCAGCATCGGCCTCGCGGAACAGCTGCTCGGCAGCTGCCCGGATGCAGGCCTCAGCCTCCGCGCCGAGCGCAGCTACTGCATAATCAGCGGAACCCCCGCTCAGATGGCAAGCGTGCTGCCAGGGTTCACACGCTTTGCTGACTAGCAGCAACTCTGAAAAAGCAATCCTGCCCTGTCGCCCAAGCATCTCTAAAGACTAAGCCCATTAATAACAAAGGAGGTGCCGGTGATGCAGGCACTCGGATTAATTGAGACTCTTGGATATACCACCGCCGTCTCCGCCGCAGATGCAGCCTTGAAAGCGGCGGATGTGCAGCTGATTGCGGTTGAGAAGGTTATCGGTGTCGGCGGTTCACTCGGCGTAACCATTCATTTAAGCGGTGATGTCGCTGCAGTCGGCGCTGCGGTGGATGCTGGCAAAGCGGCAGCCCAGCGGATAGGCACAGTCATTTCCGCCCATGTCATCGCCAAGACCCATGAAGATGTAAACAGCAAAATACTGGCCAGATTCCTTCCGGGCCTGCCCGCAGACTCCAAGACGACAGACGCCGGAACTACATCAGACGGAGCCAAATCTGCCGCATCTGCCATACTTGCCGAAGCTGATCAAACCGACCAAACCGGAACTGCCGGAAGTGCCAGTACCACTGCTCCGGATCTGCCAGAAATTGAATAAGCATTAACAATCAACCTATCTATCTGTCTGTCTATCTGTCTACCTATCTACCAATCTACCAATCTACCTACCTACCTAACTAACTATCTGTTCGTCTATCTATCCGTCCGCCTGTCTATCTGTCTTATCCACTTACTGCGTGTCTCGTTTCCGGCAGGGCATTTTTGAATTACAACTAAATTATTGGAGGTTTTTTATAATGGGAGAATCACTTGGATTAATCGAAACTAAAGGTCTGGTAGGCGCAATTGAAGCAGCCGATGCCATGGTGAAGGCAGCAAACGTGGAAATCTGCGGGTATGAAAAAATAGGCTTTGGTCTGGTCACGGTTATGGTACGCGGGGACGTAGGCGCCGTAAAAGCCGCTACGGATGCGGGAGCCGCCGCTGCCAAACGGGTCGGTGAACTGGTATCCGTTCATGTCATTCCCCGTCCGCACAGTGAAGTAGAACGTGCCTTGCTCTCTAAGGGTATTGAATAAATACTCCCATGGACAGCCGGCATAGTACAGTTGCAGAGAATGCCCTGCTGGGATTGTCATACCGCTCCAGAACGGCAGCGCTGAATGAGGAATATC
This window contains:
- a CDS encoding BMC domain-containing protein, producing the protein MQALGLIETLGYTTAVSAADAALKAADVQLIAVEKVIGVGGSLGVTIHLSGDVAAVGAAVDAGKAAAQRIGTVISAHVIAKTHEDVNSKILARFLPGLPADSKTTDAGTTSDGAKSAASAILAEADQTDQTGTAGSASTTAPDLPEIE
- a CDS encoding BMC domain-containing protein, with amino-acid sequence MGESLGLIETKGLVGAIEAADAMVKAANVEICGYEKIGFGLVTVMVRGDVGAVKAATDAGAAAAKRVGELVSVHVIPRPHSEVERALLSKGIE